A part of Dermacentor variabilis isolate Ectoservices chromosome 10, ASM5094787v1, whole genome shotgun sequence genomic DNA contains:
- the CNPYb gene encoding FGF signaling regulator protein canopy b yields the protein MRGLCLASIILALSATLSSVAADESVEETLYGVKYASRCEACKYLAVELEARLGETGKTHDVIETGYTLDGGRKRKKYAVSELRLVESLDGVCDRLLEYNIHKERKDSTRFAKGTSTTFRTLHGLVAKGVKVDLGIPYELWDSPSAEVTQLKSQCEALLEQYETDIERWYFGSQEEPLATYLCRQRVLRKGDADCLDDSFPGSRKTEL from the coding sequence ATGCGCGGATTGTGTCTTGCGTCGATCATCCTTGCGCTTAGCGCTACGTTGAGCAGTGTAGCTGCGGATGAGAGCGTAGAAGAGACTCTGTATGGTGTCAAGTATGCGTCCAGGTGCGAAGCGTGCAAGTACCTCGCCGTGGAGCTGGAAGCACGTCTCGGGGAGACTGGCAAAACGCACGATGTCATCGAGACCGGATACACCCTAGACGGCGGGCGCAAACGCAAGAAGTATGCGGTTTCTGAACTACGATTAGTGGAGTCGCTAGACGGCGTGTGTGACCGGCTGCTCGAGTACAATATTCACAAGGAACGCAAGGACAGCACGCGCTTCGCCAAAGGAACGAGCACTACGTTCCGAACTCTGCATGGCCTAGTCGCCAAGGGCGTCAAGGTGGACTTGGGCATCCCGTACGAGCTCTGGGACAGCCCTTCGGCCGAGGTGACGCAGCTCAAGAGCCAGTGCGAGGCCCTGCTCGAGCAGTACGAGACCGACATCGAGCGATGGTACTTCGGCAGTCAGGAGGAGCCACTCGCCACCTACCTGTGCCGCCAGCGCGTGCTACGCAAaggcgacgccgactgcctggACGACTCATTTCCTGGCAGCCGTAAGACCGAGCTATGA